In Limnochordia bacterium, a single window of DNA contains:
- the brxF gene encoding BREX-3 system P-loop-containing protein BrxF has product MSESIREQIMAKIEETSQLDCRLVLLVDPSDSSKTGVLDAIKDETGAPIVNISEELSKRLVGFAGRQRIAYVSRFIDEIISSLDSELVLLDQTQILFDATLRQDPLSILQRLATSRQIVATWRGVIQNNYLTYSSPGNLEYRSYPVNDLVYVVLPERV; this is encoded by the coding sequence ATGTCTGAATCCATTCGGGAACAAATCATGGCCAAAATAGAGGAAACTAGCCAGCTGGATTGTCGACTTGTATTATTGGTGGACCCAAGCGATTCAAGCAAAACAGGAGTTTTGGACGCAATTAAGGATGAGACCGGAGCACCCATTGTCAATATTAGTGAGGAACTAAGCAAAAGGTTGGTTGGTTTTGCCGGACGACAGCGAATTGCTTATGTCTCACGGTTCATCGATGAGATCATTAGTTCTTTGGATTCGGAACTTGTGCTTTTGGACCAAACACAGATTCTGTTTGACGCAACATTAAGGCAAGATCCCCTCAGTATCCTCCAAAGACTTGCCACATCTCGGCAGATCGTGGCAACTTGGCGTGGCGTTATTCAAAACAACTACCTAACTTATTCCTCCCCTGGTAATCTTGAGTATCGTAGCTATCCTGTCAATGATCTTGTGTACGTGGTATTACCTGAGAGAGTGTGA
- a CDS encoding AraC family transcriptional regulator translates to MQRAATLLELSSTMEEIVQVLGYSSLQAFSRTFRKQMGLSHRDYLRAVNG, encoded by the coding sequence ATGCAACGGGCCGCAACCCTGTTGGAGCTAAGCTCAACAATGGAGGAAATCGTCCAAGTGTTGGGATACTCCTCATTACAGGCCTTTAGCCGCACCTTTAGAAAACAGATGGGTCTATCTCACCGGGATTACTTGCGGGCGGTTAACGGCTAA
- a CDS encoding beta-lactamase family protein yields the protein MKIRISLILSIMFLLFCQASIAASSNAETPAGIPLVKVASFIDEYMADYIGATSPGAAVVLVKDGKIIFSKGYGYADVAREEPVNSSSTVFEYGSISKAFVYTTIMRLWEAGRLDLQTDVRDYLPDGFLGELRYDDPITMLDIMSHTAGFEDYLFDIVLPSPRGLPTLEQALKRNRPAQVYKPGTVSAYSNYAVALAAYICQRLIGQEFHTYLMETVFVPLAMNHTSAHPTLQDHPNLSQSKATGYYPLKHGGFKPAPWSFVPLYPVGAINGTAEDLARFAIALMPDAGQRSPLFEQEATLTQLLTQSHSMGPGLTGFSHGLIEWDGELRAMGHGGNTIAFSSQFNIVPEERFGVIVLTNAAMEMDICSGLTEALIGKRNKDISPATVDLPSEKDVEGIYISARRMHQGFLEFVGYLAPLRVTAMAPNQIQLRMSAETATLVQIAPYVYQRVDADGPIFKYHFGTVYFDVSDGKVQRVSGDFLPLPTKRATPWLITSLLMLIVSASYFSIIPLAFLLRRWRKRSSLTKYEKRNMLLVLCGTALLVNNAALVVRMLLNNYRSFSEVRIHILSNYPLMALAMIAGILTLLAWKQAKPSPGQKFFGLVTIGAMLVLTALLVDWQFLNLL from the coding sequence ATGAAGATAAGAATATCGTTGATATTAAGCATCATGTTCCTGCTTTTTTGCCAAGCAAGCATTGCCGCGTCTAGTAATGCGGAGACACCTGCGGGGATACCGCTCGTTAAGGTAGCATCTTTCATTGATGAGTACATGGCAGATTACATTGGAGCAACATCGCCTGGAGCAGCCGTTGTGCTTGTTAAGGACGGCAAGATCATTTTTTCTAAAGGCTATGGCTACGCAGATGTTGCCCGAGAAGAACCGGTCAATTCCTCTTCTACGGTTTTCGAGTATGGGTCGATTAGTAAAGCCTTCGTGTATACCACGATTATGCGACTGTGGGAAGCCGGGAGACTGGATCTGCAAACTGACGTACGGGACTATCTGCCCGATGGCTTTTTGGGAGAGTTGCGATACGACGACCCGATTACCATGCTAGATATTATGAGCCACACTGCCGGGTTTGAGGATTACCTGTTTGACATCGTCCTACCATCCCCTAGAGGACTCCCTACTTTGGAGCAGGCGCTAAAACGAAACCGCCCCGCCCAAGTGTATAAACCGGGTACAGTTAGTGCTTACTCCAATTACGCCGTGGCTTTGGCTGCGTACATATGCCAGCGGCTAATCGGACAGGAGTTCCATACATACTTGATGGAGACAGTCTTCGTACCCCTTGCTATGAACCATACTTCGGCACATCCCACATTGCAGGACCACCCGAATTTGTCTCAGTCTAAGGCGACGGGCTACTATCCTTTGAAGCATGGTGGTTTCAAGCCTGCCCCATGGTCCTTTGTACCACTATACCCAGTAGGTGCCATAAACGGTACTGCCGAAGACCTTGCTCGTTTTGCTATCGCCCTGATGCCCGATGCAGGACAGAGAAGCCCGTTATTTGAACAGGAGGCAACCCTCACGCAGCTGCTGACCCAAAGTCACAGCATGGGACCGGGACTTACCGGATTTTCCCACGGGTTAATTGAATGGGATGGCGAACTCCGGGCCATGGGCCATGGAGGTAATACCATTGCTTTCTCCTCCCAGTTCAACATCGTACCAGAGGAACGCTTTGGCGTGATTGTACTAACCAATGCAGCCATGGAGATGGATATCTGCTCTGGCCTGACGGAGGCGCTTATAGGTAAACGGAACAAAGACATCAGTCCCGCTACAGTAGATCTACCTAGCGAAAAAGATGTAGAGGGGATTTATATTAGTGCTCGAAGGATGCACCAGGGGTTCCTGGAATTCGTCGGTTACCTTGCTCCGCTTAGAGTTACCGCGATGGCGCCGAACCAGATCCAGCTTCGTATGAGCGCGGAAACTGCTACATTAGTACAGATCGCCCCCTATGTTTACCAGAGGGTAGATGCCGATGGACCGATTTTCAAGTATCATTTCGGTACGGTCTACTTTGATGTGTCTGACGGGAAAGTACAACGAGTATCAGGAGATTTTCTACCGCTCCCGACAAAACGCGCTACACCGTGGTTAATCACAAGTTTGCTTATGCTGATTGTCAGCGCGTCATATTTTTCCATCATCCCCTTGGCCTTTCTTCTTCGGAGATGGCGCAAAAGGTCTTCCCTGACAAAATACGAGAAAAGAAACATGCTACTCGTCCTTTGTGGTACGGCACTTTTGGTGAATAATGCAGCCCTAGTGGTGCGGATGCTTCTGAACAACTACCGTTCCTTTAGCGAAGTACGGATCCATATTCTGTCAAACTATCCCCTAATGGCCCTGGCTATGATCGCTGGTATCCTCACACTTCTAGCTTGGAAACAGGCCAAACCTTCCCCGGGGCAGAAGTTTTTTGGTTTGGTGACAATAGGCGCCATGCTGGTCCTAACCGCTTTACTGGTTGACTGGCAATTTCTGAACCTGCTCTAA
- a CDS encoding geranylgeranyl reductase family protein, whose protein sequence is MHLGMAVFTPDKAMIYDSIVIGCGPAGSTALRTMAKAGLQVLGLEKQAIGRYKPCAGAISGACQDLLDLDLGHLICHEITSVELRYDHKRFIREWKQPVASLVMRDEFDAFLANQAKIAGATILEDTPATSLEQHHDSVIVHTNKGAFTAKSVIAADGCQGISRRLLKLPKSTWGISIHSEIPMIEEYRHPAHRPIVWFAKPQGGYAWCFPKRDYLSCGAGTTNPKYRSQVRKSFDDFLTMLGIQTGQSKLWAHQLADGTERVPLVHGRLLLTGDAGSLADPLSGEGILHAIYSGQQAGLAAVRAVENNDFTFPHYQKQIDQSAKKILNSAGTLAKLIHWKPRLTFGLCTRFPFLFDYYFSIIAGERTHPGCQLLSS, encoded by the coding sequence GTGCATTTGGGTATGGCTGTGTTTACCCCGGATAAAGCAATGATTTATGATTCTATTGTAATCGGTTGTGGCCCTGCAGGCAGTACAGCACTTCGTACCATGGCAAAAGCTGGCTTGCAGGTACTTGGTTTGGAAAAGCAGGCCATTGGGCGGTATAAACCCTGTGCAGGGGCGATCTCCGGTGCTTGCCAGGATCTACTTGATCTAGATCTGGGTCACCTAATTTGTCACGAGATCACCAGCGTTGAGCTACGTTACGATCATAAGAGATTCATTAGGGAATGGAAACAACCAGTTGCGTCTTTGGTGATGCGGGATGAGTTCGATGCCTTCTTGGCCAACCAAGCCAAGATAGCCGGAGCAACGATCCTAGAGGATACCCCCGCAACCAGTCTAGAACAACACCATGATTCTGTGATCGTCCATACAAACAAAGGGGCTTTCACTGCAAAATCAGTGATCGCTGCCGATGGCTGTCAGGGAATTAGCCGCAGGTTACTCAAGCTGCCCAAGAGTACATGGGGGATCAGTATTCATAGCGAAATTCCGATGATAGAGGAGTATAGACACCCAGCCCACAGACCCATTGTCTGGTTTGCCAAGCCCCAGGGGGGCTATGCTTGGTGTTTCCCAAAACGGGATTATCTCTCCTGTGGTGCAGGAACCACAAACCCGAAGTACCGTTCCCAGGTGAGAAAGTCCTTTGACGATTTCCTTACTATGCTTGGAATTCAGACAGGGCAATCAAAATTGTGGGCACATCAACTGGCCGACGGGACCGAACGGGTGCCCTTGGTCCATGGAAGGTTACTTCTTACGGGTGATGCCGGCTCCTTAGCTGATCCTCTGTCGGGAGAGGGAATTTTGCACGCTATCTATAGCGGCCAGCAAGCAGGTCTGGCGGCAGTTAGGGCTGTGGAAAACAATGATTTTACCTTCCCCCATTACCAAAAGCAAATAGATCAATCAGCAAAGAAGATCCTAAACTCAGCGGGCACTCTGGCCAAGCTGATCCACTGGAAACCCCGTTTAACCTTTGGTTTGTGTACTAGATTTCCCTTTTTGTTTGACTATTACTTCAGCATTATCGCAGGGGAACGAACCCATCCAGGATGTCAGCTTCTGTCGTCTTAG
- a CDS encoding AbrB/MazE/SpoVT family DNA-binding domain-containing protein: protein MKATGIVRRIDSLGRIVIPMEIRRTLRIRENDALEIFTDREGEIIFKKYSPIADLDEFAQEYADSLFESTGLLAMIADRDEIIAVAGGSKKQFMGKNLTSDAERFIEERRSLLSNDADFSVVDDYSVPHLVISPIIHGGDLVGAVMLLSEDNEVSSLEQKLCETAADFLAKQLG, encoded by the coding sequence ATGAAAGCAACAGGCATTGTAAGACGGATTGACAGTCTGGGTCGTATAGTAATCCCCATGGAGATCCGTAGGACACTACGGATTAGGGAAAACGACGCATTAGAAATCTTCACCGATCGCGAGGGAGAAATTATTTTTAAGAAGTACTCCCCTATAGCAGATTTAGATGAATTTGCACAAGAATATGCCGATTCCCTCTTTGAATCGACCGGTCTTTTGGCCATGATCGCAGATCGAGACGAAATCATTGCTGTAGCCGGTGGTTCGAAGAAACAGTTTATGGGTAAGAATCTGACTTCTGATGCGGAGAGATTCATTGAAGAGCGCAGAAGCCTGCTTTCCAATGACGCTGATTTTTCAGTGGTGGACGATTATTCAGTACCCCATTTGGTCATCTCCCCCATTATTCATGGCGGAGATTTGGTTGGTGCTGTGATGCTCCTATCAGAGGATAACGAGGTTTCGTCACTGGAACAGAAACTATGTGAGACAGCAGCGGACTTTCTTGCAAAGCAGCTAGGCTAA
- the rpmB gene encoding 50S ribosomal protein L28, which yields MGRNCYVCGKGTTKGFNVSHSNIKTKRKVKANLQRIKILVDGCPVRKHVCTTCIKSDRIERAL from the coding sequence ATGGGCCGAAATTGCTATGTGTGCGGCAAAGGGACCACCAAGGGTTTTAATGTCAGCCATTCCAATATTAAGACCAAACGGAAAGTAAAAGCCAATCTACAACGAATCAAGATTCTTGTAGATGGATGTCCTGTACGTAAACATGTCTGCACCACATGTATCAAGAGCGACCGTATTGAACGTGCTTTATAG
- the groL gene encoding chaperonin GroEL (60 kDa chaperone family; promotes refolding of misfolded polypeptides especially under stressful conditions; forms two stacked rings of heptamers to form a barrel-shaped 14mer; ends can be capped by GroES; misfolded proteins enter the barrel where they are refolded when GroES binds), whose amino-acid sequence MMAKQLIFDVKARKSLETGVNAVANAVKVTLGPKGRNVVIEKKYGSPLITKDGVTVAKEIELKEPYENMGAQLCKEVASKTNDVAGDGTTTATVLAQAMVLEGLKNVAAGANPIEIKRGIDKATEAVVAQIRKAAVTVETKQDIAHVAAIAGNDDEIGELIAEAMDKVGKDGVITVEEAKGTDTTVEVVEGMEFDKGYVSPYFVTNTETMEAVLEEPYILIYEKKIANINELLPVLEKVVQTGRPLLIICEDVEGEALATLVVNKIRGTLNVCAVKAPGFGDRRKAMMEDIAILTGGVFVSEDLGSKLENVGLDMLGQCRRVVVEKENTTIIEGKGDSDAVKGRVEQIKRQIEETDSDYDREKLQERLAKLAGGVAVINVGAATETELKEKKHRIEDAVNATRAAVEEGIVAGGGTALIRATSVIDKLTLEADQKVGANIVKKALSEPLRQIASNAGLEGSLVVEEVRKAGGNIGFNALTEGYEDLMKAGIVDPVKVTRTALQNAASIASMVLTTEALISDIPEEEKQPAAPAMDY is encoded by the coding sequence CTGATGGCGAAACAACTGATTTTCGATGTAAAAGCACGTAAATCATTAGAGACTGGCGTAAATGCTGTTGCTAACGCTGTCAAGGTTACCCTAGGTCCAAAGGGACGTAATGTAGTTATAGAGAAAAAATATGGTTCACCCCTTATTACCAAGGACGGAGTTACCGTCGCAAAGGAAATTGAGCTTAAGGAACCCTATGAGAACATGGGTGCTCAGTTGTGTAAGGAAGTTGCTTCCAAGACCAACGATGTGGCCGGAGACGGGACTACAACTGCAACCGTACTGGCTCAAGCCATGGTTCTAGAAGGTCTTAAGAATGTTGCCGCAGGGGCAAACCCCATCGAGATCAAACGGGGTATTGACAAGGCTACTGAAGCAGTGGTTGCACAAATCCGCAAAGCTGCTGTCACCGTTGAAACCAAGCAGGACATCGCCCATGTCGCTGCTATTGCAGGTAATGATGATGAGATTGGTGAGCTCATTGCCGAGGCCATGGACAAGGTTGGCAAGGACGGTGTCATCACCGTTGAAGAGGCCAAGGGCACCGATACCACTGTAGAAGTGGTAGAAGGTATGGAGTTTGATAAGGGATATGTTTCCCCCTATTTCGTTACCAATACCGAGACCATGGAAGCTGTCCTCGAGGAACCCTATATCCTCATTTATGAGAAGAAAATCGCAAATATTAATGAGCTGTTACCCGTGTTGGAGAAGGTTGTGCAAACTGGACGTCCTCTACTCATCATCTGTGAGGATGTAGAAGGCGAAGCCCTAGCTACCTTAGTGGTCAACAAGATCCGCGGGACCCTTAATGTATGTGCCGTAAAGGCGCCTGGCTTTGGCGACCGACGAAAAGCCATGATGGAGGATATCGCCATCTTGACCGGCGGTGTCTTCGTATCTGAAGACTTAGGTAGCAAGCTGGAAAACGTAGGACTAGACATGCTTGGTCAGTGCCGCCGCGTTGTCGTAGAGAAAGAAAATACCACCATCATTGAAGGTAAAGGTGACAGTGACGCCGTAAAGGGACGGGTTGAGCAGATTAAGCGACAAATCGAAGAGACCGACTCCGATTATGATCGAGAGAAACTCCAAGAGCGTTTGGCTAAACTTGCCGGCGGCGTGGCAGTCATCAACGTTGGTGCAGCTACTGAGACTGAGCTCAAAGAGAAGAAGCATCGGATCGAGGACGCGGTGAATGCTACTCGTGCCGCTGTTGAAGAAGGTATCGTCGCTGGTGGTGGTACTGCCTTGATTCGTGCCACGTCGGTTATAGATAAGCTAACACTAGAGGCCGATCAGAAAGTAGGAGCCAATATTGTTAAGAAGGCCCTCAGTGAGCCCCTCCGCCAGATCGCTAGCAACGCTGGTCTTGAGGGTTCCCTGGTGGTGGAAGAGGTCCGTAAAGCTGGAGGAAACATCGGGTTTAACGCCCTAACCGAAGGCTATGAGGATCTCATGAAGGCCGGAATTGTTGACCCGGTGAAGGTAACAAGAACAGCCCTTCAGAATGCTGCTTCCATTGCAAGTATGGTTCTGACCACCGAGGCTTTGATCTCCGATATTCCTGAAGAAGAAAAGCAACCAGCCGCACCAGCAATGGACTACTAA
- a CDS encoding peptidoglycan DD-metalloendopeptidase family protein — MSLRRKQLFRITGLLLLLVVATGTTYGFENRVLEQGMKGSDVMELQRRLAELGYAVEPDGVFGAQTKNAVKIFQADFNLKADGIAGPKTFAVLGEVRGYVEYVVRPGDTLWDLAREFQTTVQAIKERNRLKSDILRIGQILRIDRSYAGGDVSDRVYVVAKGDSLYSIAKQYNTTIEALATANSIANPRTLPVGKTLIIPGSGSDASVRRMQMSWPVTGRISSPFGPRIHPLKNVDDFHNGIDIAVPTGTKVRAAAGGVVTWSGWMGGFGYTVVIDHGDGIETLYAHNSKLQVKVGARINRGDVVALSGNTGTSTGPHLHFSIKIDGDYVDPTNWLIN, encoded by the coding sequence TTGTCTTTGCGAAGAAAGCAGCTGTTCCGTATCACGGGGTTATTGTTACTCCTCGTTGTGGCTACCGGGACAACCTACGGATTTGAGAATAGAGTCTTAGAACAGGGCATGAAGGGTTCAGATGTAATGGAGCTTCAGCGGCGTCTGGCGGAGCTTGGATACGCGGTGGAACCGGACGGTGTGTTTGGGGCCCAAACCAAGAATGCGGTGAAGATATTTCAGGCGGATTTCAATCTGAAGGCCGATGGCATTGCTGGACCTAAGACCTTTGCAGTCTTGGGGGAAGTGCGGGGATATGTCGAGTATGTGGTAAGACCGGGTGATACCCTCTGGGATTTAGCCCGGGAGTTTCAGACTACCGTACAGGCGATTAAAGAACGAAACCGGCTCAAGAGTGATATTTTGCGGATTGGTCAGATCCTGCGGATCGATCGCTCCTATGCAGGGGGTGACGTTTCGGACCGGGTCTATGTAGTAGCCAAAGGTGATAGTCTCTATTCTATCGCTAAGCAGTACAATACTACGATAGAGGCCCTTGCTACTGCTAATAGTATAGCAAATCCTAGGACCCTTCCTGTGGGAAAAACCTTGATTATCCCTGGTTCAGGGTCTGATGCTAGTGTTAGACGGATGCAAATGAGCTGGCCGGTGACAGGCCGGATCTCCTCTCCCTTTGGTCCGCGGATACACCCACTCAAGAACGTTGACGACTTTCATAATGGCATTGACATTGCTGTACCTACCGGGACTAAGGTGAGGGCGGCCGCAGGAGGAGTGGTCACTTGGAGTGGTTGGATGGGCGGATTTGGGTACACGGTGGTTATCGATCACGGTGATGGGATCGAGACATTGTATGCACACAATTCCAAGCTCCAGGTTAAAGTCGGTGCCCGGATTAACCGGGGGGATGTCGTTGCACTGAGCGGTAATACAGGGACTAGTACTGGTCCTCACTTGCACTTTTCAATTAAGATTGACGGTGATTATGTAGATCCGACAAACTGGTTGATTAACTAG
- the groES gene encoding co-chaperone GroES, producing the protein MIKPLADRVVVKPLEEEEKTTSGIVIPDTAKEKPQQGTVVAVGPGRVSDSGKTVPVDVKVDDVVIYAKYGGTEVKIDGEEYLILKESDILAVKTN; encoded by the coding sequence ATGATCAAACCTTTAGCCGACAGGGTTGTCGTAAAACCACTAGAAGAAGAAGAAAAAACCACAAGCGGTATTGTAATACCGGATACGGCAAAGGAGAAGCCTCAACAGGGAACTGTAGTCGCAGTTGGTCCTGGTCGAGTTTCCGACTCGGGCAAAACTGTCCCCGTAGATGTTAAGGTGGACGACGTCGTAATCTATGCTAAGTACGGCGGAACCGAAGTCAAAATCGACGGCGAGGAATACCTGATACTTAAGGAAAGTGACATACTAGCAGTTAAGACCAATTAA
- a CDS encoding carbohydrate-binding protein — protein sequence MHYGDVFIDGRIAINPLPVSSGGRAHIRYKGLLAKSGATEVYMHCGYGMDWYNPTEVPMYKVGNEIWEAQVDVRGGDTLSVCFKDSANNWDNNNGLNWSVPIS from the coding sequence GTGCACTACGGTGATGTATTTATAGATGGCAGAATTGCGATTAACCCATTGCCGGTAAGTTCAGGCGGCAGAGCTCACATTAGGTATAAAGGCTTATTGGCGAAATCAGGTGCTACCGAAGTATACATGCACTGTGGATACGGAATGGACTGGTATAATCCCACGGAAGTGCCCATGTATAAAGTAGGTAACGAAATATGGGAAGCCCAAGTAGATGTCCGTGGTGGAGATACTCTTAGTGTGTGCTTCAAGGACAGTGCCAACAACTGGGACAATAACAATGGCCTAAACTGGTCTGTTCCTATTTCGTAA
- the scfB gene encoding thioether cross-link-forming SCIFF peptide maturase, whose protein sequence is MQNIHLFQLGTGAMNRKFAVDGTSGAIHLLDDEAYGLAQRWVKTGGELPDSEAGKELRVLCDQGLLGASFETVDKGLRAQLETSAPVGIKALCLNIAHDCNLACRYCFANQGHLTKGNTMMDLETSRGAVDFLLANCQDRNPVEIDFFGGEPLLCWNVLVQTVLYGEKRAKELGKELLFTITTNGWDLDPEKIEFLAAHGIAAVLSLDGRKEVNDRMRVSGKGSVYERVVPFFQQLAKALGDERYYLRGTYTVHNLDFLEDVKHLLDLGFTNISLEPVVLDKEHPDAITMSHLGRVQSEYNRLTDHYIQHSLQGKGYRFFHFELDLQGGSCLAKRVSGCSAGCEYLAVDPNGDIYPCHQFVGKDDFAMGNIKDGVTKPDIGEAFAAHNILTKPICQQCWARFYCGGGCHANAWNYNKSISIPHELSCHLQRIRLEHAIYVQTVLAEKGITSFGDRFR, encoded by the coding sequence ATGCAAAACATCCACCTTTTTCAATTGGGAACCGGTGCAATGAATCGAAAGTTTGCTGTAGATGGGACCAGTGGTGCGATTCATCTGCTGGATGATGAAGCCTATGGACTTGCCCAACGCTGGGTGAAAACCGGAGGGGAACTTCCAGACTCTGAAGCAGGGAAGGAACTACGGGTCCTTTGTGATCAAGGTCTACTTGGTGCCTCCTTTGAGACCGTGGATAAAGGGCTTAGGGCACAGTTAGAGACGAGTGCACCGGTGGGTATTAAGGCCCTTTGCCTAAATATTGCCCATGACTGCAACCTAGCCTGCCGCTATTGTTTTGCCAATCAAGGGCACCTGACCAAGGGTAACACGATGATGGATCTGGAGACTTCCCGTGGAGCAGTGGATTTTCTTTTAGCCAATTGCCAGGATCGGAACCCTGTAGAGATTGACTTCTTTGGGGGAGAGCCCCTGCTCTGTTGGAATGTATTGGTCCAAACCGTACTCTACGGCGAGAAGCGGGCCAAGGAGCTGGGTAAGGAGCTTTTGTTTACGATCACAACTAATGGTTGGGATCTTGATCCGGAGAAAATAGAGTTTCTTGCTGCCCATGGCATTGCTGCGGTGTTAAGTCTTGATGGTCGCAAGGAAGTAAATGACCGGATGCGAGTCAGTGGGAAAGGATCGGTCTATGAACGGGTTGTGCCTTTCTTTCAGCAATTAGCGAAAGCCCTAGGCGATGAACGGTATTACTTGCGGGGTACTTACACGGTGCATAACCTGGATTTTCTAGAAGATGTGAAGCATCTTCTGGATCTAGGGTTTACAAACATCTCCCTCGAGCCTGTAGTCCTAGATAAGGAGCACCCCGATGCAATAACCATGTCCCACCTAGGACGGGTGCAAAGTGAGTACAATCGTTTGACAGATCACTATATCCAACACTCCTTGCAGGGGAAGGGCTATCGCTTTTTCCACTTTGAGTTGGATCTACAGGGGGGCAGTTGCTTGGCTAAGCGGGTCAGTGGCTGTTCTGCAGGGTGTGAGTATCTGGCTGTGGATCCCAACGGAGACATTTATCCATGCCATCAGTTTGTTGGTAAAGATGATTTTGCCATGGGTAACATCAAAGATGGTGTAACAAAGCCGGATATAGGCGAGGCATTTGCTGCTCATAACATATTAACAAAACCTATTTGTCAGCAATGTTGGGCACGGTTTTACTGTGGTGGAGGTTGCCATGCCAATGCCTGGAATTATAACAAAAGTATCTCCATACCCCATGAACTGAGTTGTCATCTACAGCGTATCCGGTTAGAGCATGCCATTTATGTACAGACTGTTCTCGCAGAGAAAGGCATAACTAGTTTTGGTGATCGTTTTCGGTAG